CTTGCCAGGTAGTGGCGGCGATGCCGCCCACGAGCGTCAGTGTCACGAGGCTCCCGGCTAGCGTTGCGCCTTTGTTCCGTCGCATGAACTTTTGCAGGCGATATCCCACTGAAGGCGGACGCGCCATGATGGGCTCTTCCGCCAAATAGTGTCGCACGTCTCGCTCAAGCTCGTTTGCGGCGGAATAACGGCGATTGCGGTCTTTCTCCATGGCCTTCATCACAATCCAATCCAGATCGCCTCGAATCGCCTGCACGAATCGACGTGATTCGACGCGGCGGCGGCCTGCAACCGTGGATAGTGCTTCAGCATTCAGCGTGCTGATCCGGGCGCTTGGGTGCAGCGGCTCTTCCTCGCGAATGATACGGCGCAGCTCATCGAAGCCTACTTCCCTGAGCCGCCCCGCGTCGAACGGCGTGGCGCCAGTAAGTAATTCGTAGAGCAGCACCCCCAATGAATAAATGTCGCCGCGCGTGTCGATCTCCAGTGGACTCAGCTCTGCTTGTTCGGGCGACATGTACAGCGGAGTCCCGATCAGCTGCCCGAAACCACTCGCGAGCGTCTGCTCTGTCAGTCTCTGATTGACTGCCTTGGCCACCCCGAAGTCGATCACCTTGGCGATCGGTTTGCCGTCCTGCATCGCCACCAGCACATTCGAAGGTTTAATGTCGCGATGGATTACTCCCTTCTGATGGGCGTGCTGAACCGCCTGGCAGACGCTGATGAACAATTCCAACCGCTCGCGCGTGGTCAGATTGCACTCGTCGCAGTATTCAGTGATCGACACGCCGCGGACAAGTTCCATCACAAAGTAGGGGCGGCCGGCCTCTGTCGCGCCAGCATCCAGCACCTTGGCGATGTTCGAATGATCCATCAGCGACAGCGCCTGCCGCTCGGCCTCGAAGCGGACAATCACTTGCCGCGTGTCCATGCCAGGCTTGATGATCTTGAGGGCGACCTTGCGGCGAACCGGCTTCTGCTGCTCGGCCATGTAGACGACGCCCATGCCGCCTTCACCGATCTGCTGGAGCAGCTTGTAAGGGCCGATCTGCGTCCCCGGCTGCTCCAGAGACGGCTGATTCATCGTGGCCTCCAGTCCCGGCGCCGGCGCGTTGAGGAAGCTGCCCGCCTCGCGGTGAACTTGCAGCATGGCCTCGACTTGTTGTGCCAATTCGGCATCCCCGCCGCAGGCCTGGG
This DNA window, taken from Planctomycetia bacterium, encodes the following:
- a CDS encoding serine/threonine-protein kinase; the encoded protein is MPANLQKARDLFLHAVGQLPAEQWEDYVTQACGGDAELAQQVEAMLQVHREAGSFLNAPAPGLEATMNQPSLEQPGTQIGPYKLLQQIGEGGMGVVYMAEQQKPVRRKVALKIIKPGMDTRQVIVRFEAERQALSLMDHSNIAKVLDAGATEAGRPYFVMELVRGVSITEYCDECNLTTRERLELFISVCQAVQHAHQKGVIHRDIKPSNVLVAMQDGKPIAKVIDFGVAKAVNQRLTEQTLASGFGQLIGTPLYMSPEQAELSPLEIDTRGDIYSLGVLLYELLTGATPFDAGRLREVGFDELRRIIREEEPLHPSARISTLNAEALSTVAGRRRVESRRFVQAIRGDLDWIVMKAMEKDRNRRYSAANELERDVRHYLAEEPIMARPPSVGYRLQKFMRRNKGATLAGSLVTLTLVGGIAATTWQ